The window TACCGGTTGTAGTGCAGGATTATTCAACACGTGAAGTATTGATGTTAGCCTACGCGAATAGAGAGGCTTTAGAGAAGACGATAGAGAGTGGTTACGCACACTATTGGAGTAGATCGAGAAAGAGTCTATGGAAGAAGGGTGAGACTTCCGGGAATGTGCAAAAGGTAAGAGAGATCCTAGTAGATTGTGATGGTGATGCATTGATCTACGTGGTAGATCAGGTAGGCCCAGCATGCCATTTGAATAAACGCTCTTGCTTCTTCAGAAGGTTACTATAACATCTCAATTACTTTTATAGCCACACTTCAAAATGGTGAAGTACCATTCAATCTTATGTGTTTGTGTATAGTGTTAGATTTGGTGCCAATCGTGCAGAAAAAATAATTTTATCTTTTAAAAATCTGACACTGGTCAAAAGAACCCCGCTACTCGTTATAATACCTTAAGGTAGTTTTAACTTTCTCATCGTTCATCCTATAGTACGATTTGAGAAGTCAAGATTTCATCTAACTATGTGCTTCAATTTCGTAATTAAAAGTGAATGATCGATACTCTCCCATCTATATTTGATATAGAAGTTTGTAGCAAATATTTAATAGTGGTTTTCATTAAAATAATTAACTCGTAATGCATCCAAAAGATATCTTCGTGGGAATATACTCACCTGGGAGAAGGTTGGTCGAGTTTCAAGTCGAGATAAAGAATGTTGCAGATGCATTGGCAAAGGTTTCAACCATTATAGCGAAATTCGGTATCAACATTTACTCTGGATTTATAACGGCTTATCCAGAAAAGCCAGAAGCGCTATTCAGCTTTATAGCTGATACGACTCAAGTCAGTGTAACACCGGAGCAGTTGATCGAAGAGTTAAAAGGGCTTGATGTAGTTTTAGGGGTGAACCTCTACGAGCCGAAATTAAAAGGCTTCATAACCGATAAGTTGCACTTCCCTCTACTCGCTTTAGGGGAGAGAAGTTTAACCTTCAGGGTTGAGAGTCTGGCGGAGATGTTTAGGAGGCTCTACGAGGTATTCGGCTCAGCAGCTGCCTTCATCCTTTATCAGATGGGCTCTACACTCGGTAGTGATAAAGTAGAGAAGCTACGGATGAGCTATAATTTAAGTGATGAAGAGGTCTTGAAGATGATCTTGGATGAGCGGATTGCAAAAGGATGGTGCATACCGGAATTGATCGAGTTCGATAAAGCCAACTCGAGGGTCGTTGTAAGGGTCTATGAATTGTTCGAATGTTTACCATCTAAAGAGAAGGAGAATGAAGCCAAAAGTTACTTCTTCAAAGGGTACTTAGAAGGTGTGTTAAAGAAGGTATTAAATAGAGAAGTAAGGGTTGTAGAGGAAAGGTGTATAGCGAAGGGAGATGCTTATTGTGAATTCGTAGCCTATACTTAACTTTGAAATATGATGGAGATTAACATGATTCATCATCGGTGCTAAACTCTAATAAGCTCATAACCTTTCTAACATCACATCAAATGTTCAATCACACATTTCAAATTTATCGTAAACCTTATAGTTAACCTTCTGTAAGTATGGTGTGATTAATCGTTGTTCTTCAAGCATATTTACAAGAATTGATCGGTGGAGATACTGTTGAGTGTTAAAACCGATTCTGTTACATTGTATAAAATGAGGAGAATTCTCTCGGAGCTTTCTACGATGAAAGGTCGAGGTACGGAACTTATCTCATTATACATACCTCCGAATAAAGCGATACATGAAGTTATAAGTGCTTTGAGAGAAGAGTATGGTACAGCTGCGAATATTAAATCCGATACTACACGCACTCATGTGCAGGATGCTCTGGTGAAGACGATGCAGAGGTTGAAGCTCTACAAGGATACTCCAGAAACGGGTCTGGTAATCTTCTGTGGTGCACTACCGACAAATGGGCCCGGTAGCGAAGTGGTAAAGATTTATGAAGTAATACCTCCAAAACCGATTCAAACCTATCTATATAGATGTGATGACCATTTTCACCTAGATATTCTGCGTGATATGTTAAAGGAAGAGAAGGTGATAGGGATCTTATCGATCGATACTACCGAAGCCGGTTTCGGTAT of the Nitrososphaerales archaeon genome contains:
- the hisI gene encoding phosphoribosyl-AMP cyclohydrolase — its product is PVVVQDYSTREVLMLAYANREALEKTIESGYAHYWSRSRKSLWKKGETSGNVQKVREILVDCDGDALIYVVDQVGPACHLNKRSCFFRRLL